CAAGGCCATCCCGCTGGACCGGGTCAGCGTGTCGCTGGTGTCGTCGCAGCCGATCGGCGCGGTGGCGCACCTGGCCATGTTCGTGCGGTCGGCCGAGCAGCAGGGCTTCGACCGGCGCTCGCTGTCGGGCACCAGCCAGAACGACTTCCTGATGGAGACGGCCATCACCATCGCGCCCGAGGCGCTGCCGCCGGCGGGTTCCTTCCGGCTGGCGTGCGACCTGGCGGACTTCGCGCTGCGCGAGCTGCCGCGGTGGAACCCGGTCAGCGTCAGCGGCTACAACTACCGCGAGGCGGGCGCCGACGCGGTGCTGGAGATGGCGCTGTGCCTGGCCCACGGCCGGGCCGTGGCGCGCGAGCTGGTGCGCCGCGGCCACCGCCCCGAGGCCGTGCTGGCCCGGGTCTCGTTCTTCCTCAGCGCGCACAACGACTTCTTCGAGGAGGTCGCGAAGTACCGGGCGCTGCGGCGGATGTGGGCGCGCTGGGTGCGCGACGAGTTCGGCGTCACCGACCCGCGCGCCCAGCTGTTCCGCTACCACGTGCAGACCTCGGGCGTGACCAACTCCGCCCGGCACGCGCACGTCAACATCGCCCGCAGCGCCCTCCAGGGCCTGGCCGCGGTGTGCGGCGGCACGCAGTCGCTGCACCTCAACGGCTACGACGAGGCGGTCTGCATCCCCAGCGAGCACGCCGCCATGACCGCGCTGCGCACGCAGTACGTGCTGCTGCACGAGACCGGGGTGGCCAAGGTCGCCGACCCGCTGGGCGGCAGCCACCTCGTCGAGTACCTGACCGACGAGCTGGAGGAGCGCGCGGCCCGCGTGGTGCGGAAGATCGACGACCTGGGCGGCGTGGTGGCCGCCACGGAGAGCGGCTGGGTGCACTCCGAGCTGGCCGGCACCGCCTACGCCGACCAGTTGGCGATCGAGACCGGCGAGGCGCTGGTGGTCGGCGTCAACACGCACCTCGACGGCGACGACGAGCAGCCCGCGCTGTTCGAGCTGCCCGACGGCAGCCTGGAGCGGCAGACCGCGCGGCTGGCCGCGGTGCGCGCCCGGCGGGACCGCGCCGCCGCGGCCGCCGCCCTGGACGCGGTCGCGCGGGCCTGCCGCGACGGGTCGAACACGATGCCCGCGGTGCTCGCCGCGGTCGACGCCGACGTCACCCTGGGCGAGCTGGGCCGGGTGTTCCGCGACGAGCTGGGACGATGGGAGTTTCCGCTGTGGTAGCCGCGCTGCGCGGTCGCAAGGCGATCGTGACCAAGCTGGGGATGGACGCGCACTGGCGCGGTGCCATCGTGGTGGCCAACGCGCTGCGCGACGCCGGGATGGACGTGGTCTACCTCGGCCACACCGTCGCCGCCGAGCTGGCCGCGGTCGCCGTGCAGGAGGACCCGGTGCTGGTGGGCCTGTCCACCCTGTCCGGCAACCACCTCACCGAGTGCGCCTCGGTGATGGCGGCGTTCCGCGAGGCCGGGCTGGACGACGTGGTGGTCGTCGCGGGCGGCACGATCCCGCCCGCGGACCGGGCGAAGCTGCTGGCGCTGGGCGTGGACCAGGTGTTCGGCGTCGGCAGCCCGCTGACCTCGATCGTCGACGAGGTCGCCGCGCTGGTCACGTCGCGGACAGGTACTCCCTGAAGTGCACGGCGGTGGTCGTGTCGGCGGCGGCCAGCTCGGCGGGCGTGCCGGTGAACACGACCCGGCCACCGTCGTGGCCCGCGCC
This portion of the Saccharothrix syringae genome encodes:
- a CDS encoding methylmalonyl-CoA mutase family protein yields the protein MNRETTSASGVPLPVCAGPELVAPGLDERVGRPGEFPFTRGVRAGMYRERPWTIRQLAGFGTAQDTNARYRMLLDGGSTGINGVFDYPSLRAFDSDEPRARADVGRGGVAVDVRDDFDVLFKAIPLDRVSVSLVSSQPIGAVAHLAMFVRSAEQQGFDRRSLSGTSQNDFLMETAITIAPEALPPAGSFRLACDLADFALRELPRWNPVSVSGYNYREAGADAVLEMALCLAHGRAVARELVRRGHRPEAVLARVSFFLSAHNDFFEEVAKYRALRRMWARWVRDEFGVTDPRAQLFRYHVQTSGVTNSARHAHVNIARSALQGLAAVCGGTQSLHLNGYDEAVCIPSEHAAMTALRTQYVLLHETGVAKVADPLGGSHLVEYLTDELEERAARVVRKIDDLGGVVAATESGWVHSELAGTAYADQLAIETGEALVVGVNTHLDGDDEQPALFELPDGSLERQTARLAAVRARRDRAAAAAALDAVARACRDGSNTMPAVLAAVDADVTLGELGRVFRDELGRWEFPLW
- a CDS encoding cobalamin B12-binding domain-containing protein, whose product is MGVSAVVAALRGRKAIVTKLGMDAHWRGAIVVANALRDAGMDVVYLGHTVAAELAAVAVQEDPVLVGLSTLSGNHLTECASVMAAFREAGLDDVVVVAGGTIPPADRAKLLALGVDQVFGVGSPLTSIVDEVAALVTSRTGTP